A genomic stretch from Larimichthys crocea isolate SSNF chromosome XXII, L_crocea_2.0, whole genome shotgun sequence includes:
- the pho gene encoding phoenix isoform X1: MWTHPESPVGQKTEDESSNDEAAADAEAESDSGDSLFITQTAVPEAVRAGRRHRRRQPDSTSSSSESDATLSSSHRKSKKFTMDKETRIKYKKKPLSKSRLPTYSFPFLEGSLQMSRSSMLPVQQNTRLHNSLMGGFFECVREQWQGFLLTSFATSSLPTVDKEGQYIHPLTEDEEERSEDEDFKVVPKKCFVASTKAKRKQTWCNQVKEQSGRRRKAVKARQKTSQKGQRKVLPAKASTSWAASLSSDTESDDDEDFSCGVLDETERIDEHVTNDKNCLNQTATPRTNRYLARTARKELCIDSDSTGRELQRSPTASDSQTDVSHTDDLSQTEDEPESTDNDNVCDESTVKEREKDSESVNEEVEETFSLAQDNWAEPSALQATDEVEFNERNYAENLSLDDAILIQEEGDTRESIESDVRMEDDGKKRKRSREGDEDVEQLESSADTEPRNLHGNAEIQKKRKKEIVLPEGCEEEEASNRILDMTPASTGQSEKSGDNPAASEETLESSYSRRTKHQKKQQSSSNGATHDGDDGEDVNFSNGAVTSAESTEESLTKKKKKKTVSDAQDISDTSVANEMFENLDNTQETTEGPEDENAELMMMKKKTVSDVVDASYTSEENKKLKHVDDTQKAMEGLDDQNAELETPRKRRKKKKKSTVSEGKDISHTLEENENIGDVGNIQKATGSRKDQNPEPETPKEKKKKKKTVSDEVDSCYTSEENKKLKHVDDTQTAIEDFKDQNTELETPRKRKKKKKSTVSDGEDFSHTLEENEINDDVGNIQKATESPKDQNAELETHKKKKKKTKTVADEVDNSSTYEEIEKVDDTQKTSEAPEDENAELQTPKKKKKKKKKTVSDEIDISYTLEENENIRDVDNTQKTTKSVEDENADLVTMKKKKKKKIVSDEVEPSYTSEENEKLKDVDNIQKMVEGLEEQNAELETAKKKKKKKTVSSEVEICHTSQENEMVENVDATHKTTEGLEDQSNELVTLKKKKRKKKALSDEVQDIDNTQKTTKGLDDQNAELVAMKKKKKKTVSNGEDISYTLEENEKVDDTQKGTDGPEDQNAELVTTEKKKKKKKIGEITSRNISEDSAAQSDDSVSVQKKEKKRTSSFLVADAEENVQTYRGQKSPAQSVDAHVWSAQKPGVSAGETESAEITGCLEETNDGVRKKKRKRKTSVEQDSVEKDHKQDFEEPNKACLHETTNTGVKRKKKLTGNESETVTPMERLENAADEEHRPTDEAAMLKRKKKKKCKDKPCHMIEDNPPAANEDVESEKSPLNSCSSALHKAKGKDLTSPLVAKEKLNMVAYTSSEQPENKLTDKKKRKSLKGDVLKWSIRSPQFNPQGQRNVKFINVVRSYHGKHMKVKQDFVTD, encoded by the exons ATGTGGACTCATCCTGAGTCTCCTGTGGGACAGAAGACAGAGGATGAGTCCTCTAAtgatgaagctgctgctgatgctgaagcAGAGAG TGATTCAGGAGACAGCCTCTTCATAACTCAGACGGCAGTACCCGAAGCTGTGAGAGCAGGAAGACGACATCGCCGCAGACAGCCAGACTCCACGTCTTCCTCATCTGAGAGTGACGCCACATTGTCCTCTTCCCATCGAAAATCGAAAAAGTTCACAATGGACAAAGAGACGAGAATCAAATACAAGAAGAAGCCTCTGTCCAAATCCAGACTGCCAACATACAGTTTCCCTTTCCTCGAAGGGAGTCTGCAGATGTCCAGAAGCAGCATGTTACCTGTCCAGCAGAACACAAGGCTTCAT AACTCGTTGATGGGAGGCTTCTTTGAATGTGTCAGGGAGCAGTGGCAGGGCTTTCTGCTCACATCTTTTGCGACGTCATCTTTACCAACAGTTGACAAGGAGGGGCAGTACATACATCCACTGACAGA agatgaagaagaaagatCAGAAGACGAGGACTTCAAAGTGGTG ccaaagaaatgttttgtggcATCAACAAAAGCAAAGCGCAAACAAACCTGGTGCAACCAGGTGAAAGAACAatcggggaggaggaggaaagctgTTAAAGCCAGACAAAAAACCTCACAAAAAGGACAACGGAAGGTGTTACCAGCTAAGGCATCCACATCGTGGGCTGCGTCGCTGTCTTCGGATACAGAGAGCGACGACGATGAAGACTTTTCTTGTGGAGTTCTGGATGAGACGGAGAGGATTGATGAGCATgtaacaaatgacaaaaactgtCTCAACCAAACGGCAACACCAAGAACAAATAGGTACCTCGCCCGAACAGCCAGGAAGGAGCTGTGTATCGACAGTGATTCTACAGGTCGGGAGCTACAGAGAAGTCCAACTGCATCAGATTCTCAAACTGATGTTTCCCACACAGACGATCTATCACAGACAGAGGACGAACCTGAAAGCACTGATAATGACAATGTGTGCGATGAATCTACGGTaaaggagagggaaaaagacaGTGAATCTGTGAATGAGGAGGTAGAAGAGACTTTCAGCCTGGCTCAGGACAACTGGGCAGAGCCTTCGGCATTGCAGGCAACCGATGAGGTGGAATTTAATGAAAGAAACTATGCGGAGAACCTGTCACTTGATGACGCCATACTGAtacaggaggagggagacacaAGAGAAAGCATTGAATCTGATGTGAGGATGGAGGACGATGgcaagaagaggaaaaggagcaGAGAGGGCGATGAAGATGTCGAGCAGTTAGAGTCTAGCGCAGATACCGAACCTCGGAATCTACATGGCAATGCTGAGATccagaagaaaaggaaaaaggagatTGTACTTCCAGAGGGatgtgaagaagaggaagcttCAAATAGGATTTTAGATATGACACCAGCGTCAACAGGACAGTCAGAGAAATCAGGAGATAATCCAGCAGCTTCTGAAGAGACATTAGAATCCAGTTACAGCAGAAGAACAAAGCACCAAAAGAAGCAACAGTCGTCTTCTAATGGTGCTACTCATGACGGAGACGACGGTGAAGATGTGAACTTTTCTAATGGCGCTGTAACCTCAGCTGAAAGTACAGAGGAGtcactgacaaagaaaaagaagaagaaaactgtttcTGATGCACAAGATATCTCTGACACTTCTGTagcaaatgaaatgtttgaaaacttAGATAATACCCAGGAAACAACAGAGGGCCCTGAAGATGAAAATGCtgaactgatgatgatgaagaagaaaactgtcTCAGATGTGGTAGATGCTTCTTATACttctgaagaaaataaaaagcttaaaCACGTAGATGACACCCAAAAGGCAATGGAGGGCCTTGATGACCAAAACGCTGAACTGGAGACAccaagaaagaggaggaagaagaagaagaagtcaacTGTCTCTGAGGGGAAAGATATTTCTCACACtcttgaagaaaatgaaaacatcgGCGATGTAGGTAATATCCAGAAAGCAACAGGGAGCCGTAAAGACCAAAATCCTGAACCGGAGACAccaaaagagaagaagaagaaaaagaaaactgtctCTGATGAAGTAGATAGTTGTTATACttctgaagaaaataaaaagcttaaaCACGTAGATGACACCCAAACAGCAATAGAGGACTTCAAAGACCAAAACACTGAACTGGAGACAccaagaaagaggaagaagaagaagaagtcaacTGTCTCTGACGGGGAAGATTTTTCTCACACTCttgaagaaaatgaaatcaatgaCGATGTAGGTAATATCCAGAAAGCAACAGAGAGCCCTAAAGACCAAAATGCTGAACTggagacacacaaaaagaagaagaagaagacaaaaactgTTGCTGATGAGGTCGATAATTCTTCTACTTATGAAGAAATTGAAAAAGTAGACGACACCCAGAAAACAAGCGAGGCCCCTGAGGATGAAAATGCTGAACTACAGACcccaaaaaagaagaaaaagaagaagaagaaaactgtcTCAGATGAGATAGATATTTCTTACACtcttgaagaaaatgaaaacatcagagaTGTAGATAATacccagaaaacaacaaagagcgTTGAAGATGAAAATGCTGATCTGGTgacaatgaaaaagaagaagaaaaagaaaattgtctCTGATGAGGTCGAACCTTCTTATACttctgaagaaaatgaaaagcttAAAGATGTTGATAATATCCAGAAAATGGTGGAGGGCCTTGAAGAACAAAATGCCGAACTGGagacagcaaagaagaagaagaagaagaaaacggTCTCTAGTGAGGTAGAAATTTGTCACACTTCTcaagaaaatgaaatggttGAAAACGTAGATGCAACCCACAAAACAACAGAAGGCCTTGAAGACCAAAGTAATGAACTGGTGacactgaaaaagaagaaaaggaagaagaaagcaCTCTCTGATGAGGTACAAGATATAGACAATactcagaaaacaacaaagggtCTGGATGACCAAAATGCTGAACTGGTGgcaatgaaaaagaagaagaagaaaacggTCTCTAACGGGGAAGATATTTCTTACACtcttgaagaaaatgaaaaggttgATGATACCCAGAAAGGAACAGACGGTCCTGAAGACCAAAATGCTGAACTGGTtacaacagaaaagaagaagaagaagaagaaaattggTGAAATAACTAGCAGGAATATCTCAGAAGACAGTGCGGCACAAAGCGATGATTCAGTGTCTGtccagaaaaaggaaaagaagaggacCTCATCCTTCCTCGTTGCTGATGCAGAGGAAAATGTTCAGACGTACAGGGGGCAGAAATCACCTGCACAGTCTGTGGACGCTCATGTCTGGTCCGCACAAAAACCTGGTGTCAGCGCTGGTGAGACAGAATCAGCAGAAATCACAGGATGTTTGGAGGAAACCAACGATGGGGtcaggaaaaagaagaggaagaggaagacgtcgGTGGAGCAGGACAGTGTGGAAAAAGATCACAAGCAGGATTTTGAGGAACCAAACAAAGCATGTCTGCATGAAACCACCAATACAGGcgtgaaaaggaaaaagaaacttACGGGAAATGAAAGTGAGACGGTGACACCTATGGAGAGATTGGAAAATGCAGCTGATGAGGAACATCGTCCAACTGATGAGGCTGCGATGttgaaaaggaagaagaagaagaagtgtaaAGACAAGCCGTGCCATATGATAGAAGACAATCCTCCAGCTGCAAATGAAGATGTTGAATCAGAAAAATCACCACTGAATAGCTGCAGCTCAGCTTTGCACAAGGCAAAAGGCAAAGATTTGACGTCTCCGTTGGTTGCAAAGGAAAAACTGAACATGGTTGCATATACTTCGTCAGAGCAGCCTGAAAATAAATtgacagacaagaaaaaaaggaaatcactGAAAGGAGATGTTCTGAAATGGTCGATCAGGTCTCCGCAGTTCAATCCTCAAGGACAAAGAAATGTCAAATTCATAAATGTGGTCAGATCGTATCATGGGAAACACATGAAGGTCAAGCAGGACTTCGTTACAGACTAA
- the pho gene encoding phoenix isoform X2: MWTHPESPVGQKTEDESSNDEAAADAEAESDSGDSLFITQTAVPEAVRAGRRHRRRQPDSTSSSSESDATLSSSHRKSKKFTMDKETRIKYKKKPLSKSRLPTYSFPFLEGSLQMSRSSMLPVQQNTRLHNSLMGGFFECVREQWQGFLLTSFATSSLPTVDKEGQYIHPLTEDEEERSEDEDFKVVPKKCFVASTKAKRKQTWCNQVKEQSGRRRKAVKARQKTSQKGQRKVLPAKASTSWAASLSSDTESDDDEDFSCGVLDETERIDEHVTNDKNCLNQTATPRTNRYLARTARKELCIDSDSTGRELQRSPTASDSQTDVSHTDDLSQTEDEPESTDNDNVCDESTVKEREKDSESVNEEVEETFSLAQDNWAEPSALQATDEVEFNERNYAENLSLDDAILIQEEGDTRESIESDVRMEDDGKKRKRSREGDEDVEQLESSADTEPRNLHGNAEIQKKRKKEIVLPEGCEEEEASNRILDMTPASTGQSEKSGDNPAASEETLESSYSRRTKHQKKQQSSSNGAVTSAESTEESLTKKKKKKTVSDAQDISDTSVANEMFENLDNTQETTEGPEDENAELMMMKKKTVSDVVDASYTSEENKKLKHVDDTQKAMEGLDDQNAELETPRKRRKKKKKSTVSEGKDISHTLEENENIGDVGNIQKATGSRKDQNPEPETPKEKKKKKKTVSDEVDSCYTSEENKKLKHVDDTQTAIEDFKDQNTELETPRKRKKKKKSTVSDGEDFSHTLEENEINDDVGNIQKATESPKDQNAELETHKKKKKKTKTVADEVDNSSTYEEIEKVDDTQKTSEAPEDENAELQTPKKKKKKKKKTVSDEIDISYTLEENENIRDVDNTQKTTKSVEDENADLVTMKKKKKKKIVSDEVEPSYTSEENEKLKDVDNIQKMVEGLEEQNAELETAKKKKKKKTVSSEVEICHTSQENEMVENVDATHKTTEGLEDQSNELVTLKKKKRKKKALSDEVQDIDNTQKTTKGLDDQNAELVAMKKKKKKTVSNGEDISYTLEENEKVDDTQKGTDGPEDQNAELVTTEKKKKKKKIGEITSRNISEDSAAQSDDSVSVQKKEKKRTSSFLVADAEENVQTYRGQKSPAQSVDAHVWSAQKPGVSAGETESAEITGCLEETNDGVRKKKRKRKTSVEQDSVEKDHKQDFEEPNKACLHETTNTGVKRKKKLTGNESETVTPMERLENAADEEHRPTDEAAMLKRKKKKKCKDKPCHMIEDNPPAANEDVESEKSPLNSCSSALHKAKGKDLTSPLVAKEKLNMVAYTSSEQPENKLTDKKKRKSLKGDVLKWSIRSPQFNPQGQRNVKFINVVRSYHGKHMKVKQDFVTD, translated from the exons ATGTGGACTCATCCTGAGTCTCCTGTGGGACAGAAGACAGAGGATGAGTCCTCTAAtgatgaagctgctgctgatgctgaagcAGAGAG TGATTCAGGAGACAGCCTCTTCATAACTCAGACGGCAGTACCCGAAGCTGTGAGAGCAGGAAGACGACATCGCCGCAGACAGCCAGACTCCACGTCTTCCTCATCTGAGAGTGACGCCACATTGTCCTCTTCCCATCGAAAATCGAAAAAGTTCACAATGGACAAAGAGACGAGAATCAAATACAAGAAGAAGCCTCTGTCCAAATCCAGACTGCCAACATACAGTTTCCCTTTCCTCGAAGGGAGTCTGCAGATGTCCAGAAGCAGCATGTTACCTGTCCAGCAGAACACAAGGCTTCAT AACTCGTTGATGGGAGGCTTCTTTGAATGTGTCAGGGAGCAGTGGCAGGGCTTTCTGCTCACATCTTTTGCGACGTCATCTTTACCAACAGTTGACAAGGAGGGGCAGTACATACATCCACTGACAGA agatgaagaagaaagatCAGAAGACGAGGACTTCAAAGTGGTG ccaaagaaatgttttgtggcATCAACAAAAGCAAAGCGCAAACAAACCTGGTGCAACCAGGTGAAAGAACAatcggggaggaggaggaaagctgTTAAAGCCAGACAAAAAACCTCACAAAAAGGACAACGGAAGGTGTTACCAGCTAAGGCATCCACATCGTGGGCTGCGTCGCTGTCTTCGGATACAGAGAGCGACGACGATGAAGACTTTTCTTGTGGAGTTCTGGATGAGACGGAGAGGATTGATGAGCATgtaacaaatgacaaaaactgtCTCAACCAAACGGCAACACCAAGAACAAATAGGTACCTCGCCCGAACAGCCAGGAAGGAGCTGTGTATCGACAGTGATTCTACAGGTCGGGAGCTACAGAGAAGTCCAACTGCATCAGATTCTCAAACTGATGTTTCCCACACAGACGATCTATCACAGACAGAGGACGAACCTGAAAGCACTGATAATGACAATGTGTGCGATGAATCTACGGTaaaggagagggaaaaagacaGTGAATCTGTGAATGAGGAGGTAGAAGAGACTTTCAGCCTGGCTCAGGACAACTGGGCAGAGCCTTCGGCATTGCAGGCAACCGATGAGGTGGAATTTAATGAAAGAAACTATGCGGAGAACCTGTCACTTGATGACGCCATACTGAtacaggaggagggagacacaAGAGAAAGCATTGAATCTGATGTGAGGATGGAGGACGATGgcaagaagaggaaaaggagcaGAGAGGGCGATGAAGATGTCGAGCAGTTAGAGTCTAGCGCAGATACCGAACCTCGGAATCTACATGGCAATGCTGAGATccagaagaaaaggaaaaaggagatTGTACTTCCAGAGGGatgtgaagaagaggaagcttCAAATAGGATTTTAGATATGACACCAGCGTCAACAGGACAGTCAGAGAAATCAGGAGATAATCCAGCAGCTTCTGAAGAGACATTAGAATCCAGTTACAGCAGAAGAACAAAGCACCAAAAGAAGCAACAGTCGTCTTCTAATG GCGCTGTAACCTCAGCTGAAAGTACAGAGGAGtcactgacaaagaaaaagaagaagaaaactgtttcTGATGCACAAGATATCTCTGACACTTCTGTagcaaatgaaatgtttgaaaacttAGATAATACCCAGGAAACAACAGAGGGCCCTGAAGATGAAAATGCtgaactgatgatgatgaagaagaaaactgtcTCAGATGTGGTAGATGCTTCTTATACttctgaagaaaataaaaagcttaaaCACGTAGATGACACCCAAAAGGCAATGGAGGGCCTTGATGACCAAAACGCTGAACTGGAGACAccaagaaagaggaggaagaagaagaagaagtcaacTGTCTCTGAGGGGAAAGATATTTCTCACACtcttgaagaaaatgaaaacatcgGCGATGTAGGTAATATCCAGAAAGCAACAGGGAGCCGTAAAGACCAAAATCCTGAACCGGAGACAccaaaagagaagaagaagaaaaagaaaactgtctCTGATGAAGTAGATAGTTGTTATACttctgaagaaaataaaaagcttaaaCACGTAGATGACACCCAAACAGCAATAGAGGACTTCAAAGACCAAAACACTGAACTGGAGACAccaagaaagaggaagaagaagaagaagtcaacTGTCTCTGACGGGGAAGATTTTTCTCACACTCttgaagaaaatgaaatcaatgaCGATGTAGGTAATATCCAGAAAGCAACAGAGAGCCCTAAAGACCAAAATGCTGAACTggagacacacaaaaagaagaagaagaagacaaaaactgTTGCTGATGAGGTCGATAATTCTTCTACTTATGAAGAAATTGAAAAAGTAGACGACACCCAGAAAACAAGCGAGGCCCCTGAGGATGAAAATGCTGAACTACAGACcccaaaaaagaagaaaaagaagaagaagaaaactgtcTCAGATGAGATAGATATTTCTTACACtcttgaagaaaatgaaaacatcagagaTGTAGATAATacccagaaaacaacaaagagcgTTGAAGATGAAAATGCTGATCTGGTgacaatgaaaaagaagaagaaaaagaaaattgtctCTGATGAGGTCGAACCTTCTTATACttctgaagaaaatgaaaagcttAAAGATGTTGATAATATCCAGAAAATGGTGGAGGGCCTTGAAGAACAAAATGCCGAACTGGagacagcaaagaagaagaagaagaagaaaacggTCTCTAGTGAGGTAGAAATTTGTCACACTTCTcaagaaaatgaaatggttGAAAACGTAGATGCAACCCACAAAACAACAGAAGGCCTTGAAGACCAAAGTAATGAACTGGTGacactgaaaaagaagaaaaggaagaagaaagcaCTCTCTGATGAGGTACAAGATATAGACAATactcagaaaacaacaaagggtCTGGATGACCAAAATGCTGAACTGGTGgcaatgaaaaagaagaagaagaaaacggTCTCTAACGGGGAAGATATTTCTTACACtcttgaagaaaatgaaaaggttgATGATACCCAGAAAGGAACAGACGGTCCTGAAGACCAAAATGCTGAACTGGTtacaacagaaaagaagaagaagaagaagaaaattggTGAAATAACTAGCAGGAATATCTCAGAAGACAGTGCGGCACAAAGCGATGATTCAGTGTCTGtccagaaaaaggaaaagaagaggacCTCATCCTTCCTCGTTGCTGATGCAGAGGAAAATGTTCAGACGTACAGGGGGCAGAAATCACCTGCACAGTCTGTGGACGCTCATGTCTGGTCCGCACAAAAACCTGGTGTCAGCGCTGGTGAGACAGAATCAGCAGAAATCACAGGATGTTTGGAGGAAACCAACGATGGGGtcaggaaaaagaagaggaagaggaagacgtcgGTGGAGCAGGACAGTGTGGAAAAAGATCACAAGCAGGATTTTGAGGAACCAAACAAAGCATGTCTGCATGAAACCACCAATACAGGcgtgaaaaggaaaaagaaacttACGGGAAATGAAAGTGAGACGGTGACACCTATGGAGAGATTGGAAAATGCAGCTGATGAGGAACATCGTCCAACTGATGAGGCTGCGATGttgaaaaggaagaagaagaagaagtgtaaAGACAAGCCGTGCCATATGATAGAAGACAATCCTCCAGCTGCAAATGAAGATGTTGAATCAGAAAAATCACCACTGAATAGCTGCAGCTCAGCTTTGCACAAGGCAAAAGGCAAAGATTTGACGTCTCCGTTGGTTGCAAAGGAAAAACTGAACATGGTTGCATATACTTCGTCAGAGCAGCCTGAAAATAAATtgacagacaagaaaaaaaggaaatcactGAAAGGAGATGTTCTGAAATGGTCGATCAGGTCTCCGCAGTTCAATCCTCAAGGACAAAGAAATGTCAAATTCATAAATGTGGTCAGATCGTATCATGGGAAACACATGAAGGTCAAGCAGGACTTCGTTACAGACTAA
- the cxxiih11orf54 gene encoding ester hydrolase C11orf54 homolog, whose protein sequence is MAEISNTEKVQLHAPDLEELRGVLQTGLEDNFAEVQVNVVECPDLSKEPFQFPVKGLCGNPRITDVGGVPYLVPLVQKHKEYDMNSVSKEVELPGAFILGAAGAPSRIVGMNAELMPLCLTEAEGKPAVNSSYMSSINPADGQCLQEKYSDRFSGCSFGLLGNLYACEGKSGKVLEVRAKKRTGGHSLVTALRKTLEGHYPEKSLALGGTFIIQKGKAKIHIMPREFSACPLNTNDDVNNWLKHFEVSAPLICQSVLVSRDPGLDLRVEHTHCFSHHGEGGHYYIDTTPDSVEYLGYFMPAEFVYRIDRPVDTHGVGRD, encoded by the exons ATGGCAGAGATCAGCAACACTGAGAAGGTGCAGCTGCACGCTCCAGACTTAGAGGAACTTCGTGGTG TGTTACAAACAGGACTGGAAGACAACTTTGCTGAAGTTCAGGTGAATGTTGTGGAGTGTCCGGATCTCTCCAAAGAGCCCTTCCAGTTTCCTGTCAAGG GCTTGTGTGGAAATCCTCGCATCACGGATGTCGGCGGCGTGCCGTACCTGGTCCCCCTGGTTCAGAAGCACAAG gaATACGACATGAACAGCGTATCGAAGGAGGTGGAGCTGCCAGGAGCCTTCATCCTCGGTGCAGCCGGTGCTCCTTCCAGGATTGTTGGAATGAATGCAGAG CTGATGCCTCTGTGTCTGACTGAGGCGGAGGGAAAGCCTGCGGTGAACAGCAGCTACATGTCCTCCATCAATCCAGCTGATGGCCAGTGTCTGCAGGAGAAATACAGTGACAGATTCTCTGGCTGCAGCTTCGGACTGCTGGGCAATCTGTACGCTTGCGAAGGGAAGTCTGGAAAG GTCTTAGAGGTGCGAGCCAAGAAGAGAACAGGAGGCCACAGTCTTGTGACGGCCTTGAGGAAAACTCTGGAAGGTCACTACCCTGAGAAAAGCCTCGCTCTGGGAGGCACCTTCATCATCCAGAAGGGGAAAGCTAAAATCCACATCATG CCAAGAGAGTTCTCAGCGTGCCCCCTCAACACCAACGATGACGTCAACAACTGGCTGAAGCACTTTGAGGTTAGCGCCCCGCTCATCTGCCAGTCAGTGCTGGTCTCCAGAGACCCC GGTCTGGACCTGCGTGTGGAGCACACCCACTGCTTCAGCCATCACGGAGAAGGTGGACACTACTACATAGACACCACACCTGACAGCGTGGAGTACCTGGGTTACTTCATGCCTGCAGAGTTTGTCTACCGTATCGACAGGCCCGTGGATACCCATGGAGTCGGACGggactga